TTTACGGTATCATCCGTCATCAGCGCATCCGCACTTGGAGAAGGATCACAGTAAACATATGTCCCATCACCATAAAGCTGAACGATTTGGCAGAAGCGCATTTCAGTTCCATACATTACATAAACGCCCGGAACTTTTTGCGTTTGTTTTGTAACAGTTCCATCTGCCTGCTTAACATCCTTTGTCAAAGTTTCAAAGTGAATTGCTTTTTGACTGACCTGAATGCCGCTATATTGATTCACAGTAACCTCTGCGGTTTCTTTTCTCAAATTTACAAGGTTCGCATTCATTCTGTCACATTTTAAAATGATCGCCGCATCTGAATTTTCATCTTGCTGATTGATTGCCACTATCGTTGCCGGAATCTCATCAGCAGACGCAAAAGGAAAAGAAAGTGTTACCGTATTTTCCAATTTAAAACGATTTGCATCTTTTGCCGGAACTGTACAGGCAAAATACCAAAAAAAGTCATTGACGACCTTCCCTACCGTATGATCCTGTACCGTTCCTTTTGGATACTCTTTTTCCAGATCATCAGCCGTCAATGTGGTAACAGAATTGATCGGAAATAAATTCTCATATCCATCAACATGGCTGGAAAAGAAGCCTGCTTTATCGGTTGTAACCGTTCCAAGAGCCTGTCCATTGCTTGTCCCGCTAAGCTGTGTAATCTTTGTTTCAATTTCAGAAAGTCGGCTGGAGAAGTCCGGAGATTTTCCTGCAATAATTTGGCGTTTATTTAGCAGATACTGAAGTTGCTGTTTATCTGCCGTAATGCTGGTTCCGGATTCGGAATTGTTTAAAAGAGAAATCATCTGCTTTGAAATCTGCTGGCCAACTGTCTCTAAGCTGTCCGCATAGGAATTACCGGGATTTTGCAGATCGGTCAAAAGTTGTTTCTCGTTTTTAAGAGAATCCAGCTGATCTTTCGTTCCAGCTGTTGCCACACTGCTGTACGCAGTTGCTACTGTACCATTGCTTGATACACGGCCACCGTCGGAAACCGCATACTGCAAAACGCCGCCATAAGGATTCGTAATCACGTTTTCACTGCGAATGGCATATCCGGTTGCCTGTATTTTTTCAGAAACAGTCTTATAGAGCGCCTCTTCGGTCACTTGTTTTGCAAAATTGACCCGGTAAATTTGATAACCCAAAAAAGTAAAAATCAACAATGCAGCAAATGTTGCTACAATTTTTTTGATTTTAGGATTTGTCATTCTTTGTTAGCCCTCCAATTTGTCTCGAAAATATGCAGCGCAGCTTGACAAAGCGCCGTAAAATCAGGATAGTCTTCAATAAAAAGCCAATGTATCTTTTCTTCGCGGCGAAACCATGTCAACTGCCGTTTCGCATAATTTCTGGTATGCTGCTTTAAACAATCCACAGCTTCGGGCAAAGAACAGGTCCCTTCAAAATAAGGCTTTAATTCTTTATAACCAATCGCCTGAATCGCAGTGGACCCCTTCGCCTCACGAAACACTTTTTCGGCTTCTTCCAAAAGCCCTTGCTTCATCATTTGATCTACTCGCTCATTAATCCTTTGATAAAGGATCTCGCGGCTGCGAAAATTAAGTCCTATCATGCAGCAATCATATGGGCTAGGAATCATTCGAGACTCTTTTTCTCGCTCCTTAGCAGTTTTTCCCGTAGACTTCAAAAGCTCTAGTGCACGAATCACTCGAATCTCGTTATTCGGATGAATCTTCTCTGCAGCCTTCGCATCCAGTGTCTGCAGTTCTCGATACAGAAGATCACCCTCTCCTTTTTCCCAGCGCTTTTCTAGCGCAGTACGAAAAACATGATCTCCTACAGCCTGATCAAAATCAATATGATGTAAAAAGCTGCGAATATAAAGGCCCGTCCCACCGCACAACATTGGAAATTTTCCTCTGCTTCGCACCTCATTTACTGTTTGTTCCGCCAGCTTTACATAATCTGCTACACTAAAAGGCTGATCGAGCGGCAAAAATCCAATCAAATGGTGCGAAATGTTTTTCATTTCTTTCTGAGAAGGTTGTGCCGTTCCGATCGGAATTCCGTGATAAATTTGCATAGAATCCGCTGAAATCACTTCTCCGGAAAGGCTTTTACAAAGCGCAACCGCCAGCCGACTCTTTCCGGAAGCAGTTGGGCCTACAACTGCTCCAACTGGAATTCGTTCTGACAATCCCCTTTCCTCCTCCATAAACCTAAAATTTATGTAAACTCATATTATTGTAAACGGAAATTTAATAAAATGCAATAAAAAATTTCACTGAATTCTGCCAAACTGACGTTCCAAATCTTTTCGTTTTAAAACAATAGAAATCGGACGTCCATGTGGGCAATAACGAATGTCTGGATTTCTTTCCAGCCGCAGGGCCAAATCAGCAAGTTCCATCGGAGAACTCTCATCTCCCGCCTTGACCGCCGCTCGACAGGCAACATTGTGATAAAGCCAATCCTGCTTTTCAGTTGAAATATCCGTTTTATTTTGCGCAAGATATCCCGCCATCTCCATAACCGCAGAAGCTGCATCTTCAATTAATAAAATTGGCGCGCTTCGAATTAGAATGGTCCCGGTACCAAAGTCCTCCAACCCAAATCCGGCTTTTTCAAACATATCCAGATGATCAAGGACCGCCGCATATTCGTTCTTTTCCAACACAACGGGAATTGGCTGCAAAAGCATCTGCTGTGGAATGTCTCCGGCCTCACGGCGAAGTTTTTCATAAATCATACGCTCATGAGCCGCGTGCTTATCAATTAGTAAAAGCTCGTCTCCCCCTCGTTCGAGAATAATATAAGTTCCGAACGCTTCTCCCACAAGTTTCAATGTTTGCTGAGGAGACTGCGGCTGCTCTTTTTCTTTTTGCACTAGTGGCGCAGGACTTTCTTCCACCAGATTTTGCGAATCCGTTTCCTTTATTTTCTCTTCCTGCGGATTTCCAAAAGATATGGGTTTAGGCTCGTTTTCGGGAAGAGAGGACTGCAAGGCAGACTCCTGTGCATCTTTTTGCAGTGGAGCTCGATTACCATCTAAAAAAGCTTGAGAATAGAAATTTTGCTTTGAGTCCTGCAGGATAGTCGGGGCTGCTTTTTGAGCAATCTGCAGCTGCTCAACAGTTCTGGTCTGTTGATAAGGCGGTATGATCTGACTCGCCGCAGATTGTACAGGAGAAAATTTTAATACATTTGGTTTATCGCCTACATTCAGAGCCGATTTCACCGCGTGATAAACCGCATCGAAAACCGGTTTCTCCTGATAAAAGCGAACCTCCATTTTAGAAGGATGCACATTGACATCAACAGCAGAACAATCCATTTCAATATGCAGCACACAAGTTGGAAACTTACCAACCATAATAGACCCTTTAAATGCCTGCTCCAAAGAAACCATGGCTGTTTTTGATCGTACATAGCGGCCATTTAAAAAGAAATTCTGCATACTGCGATTTGGTCTGGAAGCCGTCGGTTTCCCGATAAATCCCCAAACGCGGACCCTATCAAGCGTATATTCCACCGGAATCAATCCGGAAGTAAATTCTCTTCCGTAAACAGCATAAATGGAATTTTTAAGTTTTCCATCCCCCGGTGTCTGAAGCGTTTCCTTTCCATCGCGCAAAAAACGAAAGCTAATATCCGGACGCGATAAAGCTTCATGATCAATAATAGAAGCTACTGCGTTTCCTTCCGTCACATCTTTTTTTAAGAATTTCATTCGGGCCGGTGTATTATAAAAAAGATCCCGCACTAAAATCGTCGTTCCAGAAGCACATCCGGCATCTTCGCAGACTTCTTTTTCTCCGCCGGAAATTACATAGCGGGTTCCCGCCAATTCTTCTTTTGTTCTGGTCAGCAATTCCACATGGGAAACTGCACAAATAGAAGCAAGTGCTTCTCCTCGAAACCCTAATGTTCCGATATGTTCCAAATCATTTTGTGAAAACACCTTACTGGTAGCGTGACGCAAAAAAGCATTCGAAACATCTTCCCGTGCAATTCCACAACCATTATCCGTAACCCGCATAAAGGTGACTCCGCCGTTTTTAATTTCCACAGTAACTGCAGAAGCTCCTGCATCTACCGCATTCTCTACCAGCTCTTTAATGACGGAGCTGGGGCGTTCAACAACTTCTCCTGCAGCAATTAATTCTGCCACATGTTTATCCAAAACATTGATTTTTGCCAATCTTTTCACCGTCCCTTTTGGTTGGCCTCATAGCTTTCATCTTTTATGTATCTTTTGCAAGTCTTGAAAGCTCAAACAGTTCATTCATACACTCAATTGGTGTCAGCGTATTGACATCCAGCTGCTTGAGTTTCTCCATCACTTTTGATTCCTCTGAGGGCATCAGCGACAGCTGCATGGAATCGTCTGCTTTTGTCTGCACCTTTTTCTTTTCAGAAGCCGGCAATGAGATCATTTGACCATCATTGATCTGCTTCAGAATTTCTTTTGCTCTGCGGACAATCTTATTGGGTACCCCCGCTAATTTCGCAACTTCAATTCCATAACTGTCATCCGCACCGCCGCGGACAATTCTCCTCAAAAAAGTAATGTCGTCTCCATGCTTTTTGCAGGCAATATTATAATTTTTAACGCCCGGCAAAAGTTCTTCCAACTCCGTTAATTCATGATAATGTGTTGCAAATAAGGCCTTTGCACCAAGTGTTTTGGGATCTGCTACAAATTCCAGAACCGCCCTTGCAATGCTCATTCCATCAAATGTAGAAGTTCCTCTTCCGATTTCATCCAAAATCAAAAGGCTGTTGGAAGTTGCATGCTTTAGAATATCTGCAACTTCGGACATCTCTACCATAAATGTAGACTGCCCGGCAGCAAGGTCATCCGAAGCGCCGACTCTGGTATAAATTGCATCCGTAATGCCGATTTCCGCATAAGAAGCCGGCACAAAGCAGCCGATCTGTGCCATCAAAACGATCAGCGCCACCTGTCGCATATAAGTAGATTTTCCCGCCATATTGGGACCCGTTATAATGGCTACCCGATTCTCTTTTTTGTCAAAATTCGCATCATTGGGAACAAAAGGGACATCAGAAAGCTGCTCAACAACCGGATGACGACTTTCTTTCAGAATAATCTTTCCGTCAAGGTTTACGATCGGACGGACATAATGATGATCACAACTGACCTGTGCAAAGGAATTGAGCACATCCAATTTTGCGATTGCCTCCGCCGTTTTCTGAACCCGATCTATCTGCGCCGCGACCGTCGAACGGACTTCGTCAAACAGATGATACTCAAGCTGCACACTTTTATCATGAGCACCAAGAATTCTTCCCTCTAATTCTTTTAGCTCCGGCGTAATAAAACGCTCACAGTTTGTCAGTGTCTGTTTCCGAATATAGTGATCAGGTGCCATATCCTTATAGGCATTTGGGATCTCAATATAATAACCGAACACTCGATTATAGCCTACTTTTAATTTCGGAATCTTATTTTTCTCTTTCTCCTGTGCCTCAATCTGGGCCAAAACACCGTGCCCATTTGTCATATCATTCTTAAGGCTGTCCAGCTCTTCATTAAATCCAGGTTTGATCATTCCGCCTTCCCGGATAGAAAAAGGAGGTTCTTCCACAATTGCACGGTCGATCAACGCCTGAATATCATCAAGTGGATCAATTTCACGATAGATATCGCAGAGCATGTCCGAATGAACATCTGAAAGCATCTTTTTGATTCTAGGAAGCTTTTCCGCAGCAGACGCCAAAGAGCGCAGTTCTCGGCCATTTGCACTGCCGTAAACGATTCTGCTCATGAGCCGTTCCAAATCATGAATGCCTTCTAGCTCTTCAGAAAGGGTTCCCCTAAAAATAGCGTCTTTGCAGAGTTCCTCAACTGCATTTAGCCTGCGGCTGATTCTGGCAGGACTCAAAAGAGGCTGTTCGATCCAGCTGCGGATCAGACGTTTTCCCATTGCCGTCTTCGTCTTATCCAACACCCACAAAAGGGAACCGCGCTTTTCTTTATTCCGCATGGTCTCTAAAAGTTCCAGATTTCTTCTGGCATTGAGATCCAGCTTCATATATTGGCTGCCGCTGTAAATTTGCGGCTGCGAAATTCGCTCAATTCCTGTTCTTTGCGTCTCTTCCAGATAGGAAAGCAATGCGCCTATGGCTGCTGTAATCTCCGGCTGATCCTGAAGTTTTAATTCGTCAAGATTTTCTTTATGAAACTGATGAAGAACTTTGGAGGCCACAATATCCGGAAGATAGCGATCATCTTCCAGTACCTCGACACTGGCGGAAATTCTCTCTTTTAAAAAGGCAGATAATCC
This genomic window from Caproicibacterium sp. BJN0003 contains:
- the mutS gene encoding DNA mismatch repair protein MutS, whose amino-acid sequence is MADLSPMMQQYYQIKEQYPDAILFFRLGDFYEMFYDDAVLASKELDLTLTGRDCGQEERAPMCGVPFHSYEPYLAKLVAKGYKVAICEQMEDPALAKGLVKRSIIRVVTPGTVLESSMLDETKNNFISSVFLAKDQAGICFSDISTGELYATRLEKSFEESIREEISRYSPKEVLLNSEAAKLKGLSAFLKERISASVEVLEDDRYLPDIVASKVLHQFHKENLDELKLQDQPEITAAIGALLSYLEETQRTGIERISQPQIYSGSQYMKLDLNARRNLELLETMRNKEKRGSLLWVLDKTKTAMGKRLIRSWIEQPLLSPARISRRLNAVEELCKDAIFRGTLSEELEGIHDLERLMSRIVYGSANGRELRSLASAAEKLPRIKKMLSDVHSDMLCDIYREIDPLDDIQALIDRAIVEEPPFSIREGGMIKPGFNEELDSLKNDMTNGHGVLAQIEAQEKEKNKIPKLKVGYNRVFGYYIEIPNAYKDMAPDHYIRKQTLTNCERFITPELKELEGRILGAHDKSVQLEYHLFDEVRSTVAAQIDRVQKTAEAIAKLDVLNSFAQVSCDHHYVRPIVNLDGKIILKESRHPVVEQLSDVPFVPNDANFDKKENRVAIITGPNMAGKSTYMRQVALIVLMAQIGCFVPASYAEIGITDAIYTRVGASDDLAAGQSTFMVEMSEVADILKHATSNSLLILDEIGRGTSTFDGMSIARAVLEFVADPKTLGAKALFATHYHELTELEELLPGVKNYNIACKKHGDDITFLRRIVRGGADDSYGIEVAKLAGVPNKIVRRAKEILKQINDGQMISLPASEKKKVQTKADDSMQLSLMPSEESKVMEKLKQLDVNTLTPIECMNELFELSRLAKDT
- the miaA gene encoding tRNA (adenosine(37)-N6)-dimethylallyltransferase MiaA; its protein translation is MSERIPVGAVVGPTASGKSRLAVALCKSLSGEVISADSMQIYHGIPIGTAQPSQKEMKNISHHLIGFLPLDQPFSVADYVKLAEQTVNEVRSRGKFPMLCGGTGLYIRSFLHHIDFDQAVGDHVFRTALEKRWEKGEGDLLYRELQTLDAKAAEKIHPNNEIRVIRALELLKSTGKTAKEREKESRMIPSPYDCCMIGLNFRSREILYQRINERVDQMMKQGLLEEAEKVFREAKGSTAIQAIGYKELKPYFEGTCSLPEAVDCLKQHTRNYAKRQLTWFRREEKIHWLFIEDYPDFTALCQAALHIFETNWRANKE
- the mutL gene encoding DNA mismatch repair endonuclease MutL — translated: MAKINVLDKHVAELIAAGEVVERPSSVIKELVENAVDAGASAVTVEIKNGGVTFMRVTDNGCGIAREDVSNAFLRHATSKVFSQNDLEHIGTLGFRGEALASICAVSHVELLTRTKEELAGTRYVISGGEKEVCEDAGCASGTTILVRDLFYNTPARMKFLKKDVTEGNAVASIIDHEALSRPDISFRFLRDGKETLQTPGDGKLKNSIYAVYGREFTSGLIPVEYTLDRVRVWGFIGKPTASRPNRSMQNFFLNGRYVRSKTAMVSLEQAFKGSIMVGKFPTCVLHIEMDCSAVDVNVHPSKMEVRFYQEKPVFDAVYHAVKSALNVGDKPNVLKFSPVQSAASQIIPPYQQTRTVEQLQIAQKAAPTILQDSKQNFYSQAFLDGNRAPLQKDAQESALQSSLPENEPKPISFGNPQEEKIKETDSQNLVEESPAPLVQKEKEQPQSPQQTLKLVGEAFGTYIILERGGDELLLIDKHAAHERMIYEKLRREAGDIPQQMLLQPIPVVLEKNEYAAVLDHLDMFEKAGFGLEDFGTGTILIRSAPILLIEDAASAVMEMAGYLAQNKTDISTEKQDWLYHNVACRAAVKAGDESSPMELADLALRLERNPDIRYCPHGRPISIVLKRKDLERQFGRIQ
- a CDS encoding HlyD family efflux transporter periplasmic adaptor subunit gives rise to the protein MTNPKIKKIVATFAALLIFTFLGYQIYRVNFAKQVTEEALYKTVSEKIQATGYAIRSENVITNPYGGVLQYAVSDGGRVSSNGTVATAYSSVATAGTKDQLDSLKNEKQLLTDLQNPGNSYADSLETVGQQISKQMISLLNNSESGTSITADKQQLQYLLNKRQIIAGKSPDFSSRLSEIETKITQLSGTSNGQALGTVTTDKAGFFSSHVDGYENLFPINSVTTLTADDLEKEYPKGTVQDHTVGKVVNDFFWYFACTVPAKDANRFKLENTVTLSFPFASADEIPATIVAINQQDENSDAAIILKCDRMNANLVNLRKETAEVTVNQYSGIQVSQKAIHFETLTKDVKQADGTVTKQTQKVPGVYVMYGTEMRFCQIVQLYGDGTYVYCDPSPSADALMTDDTVKQYDQVIIEGTDLYDGKVID